From the Thermus brockianus genome, the window GGAAAAGCTCATCCGCCGCCATCCGCACGTCTTCGGGGAGGCGGAAGCCAAGACCCCAGAGGAGGTCAAGGCCCGCTGGGAAGACCTGAAGGCCCAGGAGGGTAAGGGGGAAGACCCCTGCGGCCTGCCCAAGAACCTCCCCACCCTGCTAAGGGCCTACGAGCTCCAGCGCAAGGGCATAGACCCCGGAAGCGAGGAGGGGCTTTTGAGGGCGCTGGAGAGGGATGACCTGGAGGAGGCGCTTTGGAACCTGGTGGGGCTTTTCGCCAAAAGGGGTTTGGACCCCGAGACCGCCTTAAGAAGGCGCTCCCGCAAAGCCTGCCAGAAGTAGCCCTCCCCCAGGGCTTTCGGCTAGCGGCGGTGGCCGTGCCCCTCCTGGGGGGGCACCTCCTCTTCACCCGGCGTAGCCCCTCCCTCCCCACCCACGCCGGCCAGGTGAGCTTCCCCGGGGGGGTGGTGGAAGCGGGGGAAGGGGTGGTGGAGGCGGCCTTAAGGGAGGCGGAGGAGGAGGTAGGGCTAAGGGGGGTGGAAGCCTTGGGCTTCCTCTCCCCCGCCCTTTCCCCCCAGGGGTTTTGGGTGCAGCCCGTGGTGGTCTTTCGGGAAGACCTCCCCCCCCTAAAGCCCAGCCCGGAGGAGGTGGCCGAGGTCCTCCTCGCCCCCCTGGAGGAGCTTTTGGCCCTTGTTCCCTGGAGCGAGGTGCGCCTAGGGCGCACGGTGTGGCACTTCCCCTGGCGGGGGGTGGACATCTGGGGGGTAACGGGGAATATCCTGAAGGAGTTCCTGGAGGTGTGGCGTGCGGCGCATCGGGATGCTCCTAGCGGACCTCTTTGACGAGCGGGAGTTCCTCTACCCCTACTACCGGGTGCAGGAGGCGGGCTACACCCCGGTGGTCCTGGGGCCCGAGGCCCGGGAGTACCGGGCCAAGTCGGGCTTGGCCTGGAAGGCGGAGCTTGGCGCAGGGGAGGCCCCGGAGCTTGCGGGGCTCCTCATCCCCGGGGGGTTCGCCCCCGACTACCTGCGGCGGAGCGAGGCTGTCTTGGCCTTGGTGCGGAAGGCGGCAGGGGAAGGCAAGCCCCTGGGGGCCATCTGCCATGCGGGCTGGGTTCTCATCAGCGCCGGGGTGGTGCGGGGCAAGAGGGTCACGGGGTTTCCCTCCATCCGCGACGACCTGGTGAACGCCGGCGGGCTTTACCAGGAGGAAGGGGTGGTGGTGGACGGCAACCTGGTAACCGCCCAGG encodes:
- a CDS encoding MazG family protein, with translation MGGMERLLEVMRRLRGPGGCPWDRAQTHESLVPYLLEEASEAADALLGGNPKEMAEELGDVLLQVAFHSVIAEEEGRFAYEDVERAIVEKLIRRHPHVFGEAEAKTPEEVKARWEDLKAQEGKGEDPCGLPKNLPTLLRAYELQRKGIDPGSEEGLLRALERDDLEEALWNLVGLFAKRGLDPETALRRRSRKACQK
- a CDS encoding NUDIX hydrolase, whose amino-acid sequence is MAVPLLGGHLLFTRRSPSLPTHAGQVSFPGGVVEAGEGVVEAALREAEEEVGLRGVEALGFLSPALSPQGFWVQPVVVFREDLPPLKPSPEEVAEVLLAPLEELLALVPWSEVRLGRTVWHFPWRGVDIWGVTGNILKEFLEVWRAAHRDAPSGPL
- a CDS encoding type 1 glutamine amidotransferase domain-containing protein, which translates into the protein MRRIGMLLADLFDEREFLYPYYRVQEAGYTPVVLGPEAREYRAKSGLAWKAELGAGEAPELAGLLIPGGFAPDYLRRSEAVLALVRKAAGEGKPLGAICHAGWVLISAGVVRGKRVTGFPSIRDDLVNAGGLYQEEGVVVDGNLVTAQGPKDLPGFMRAFLQLLG